CCAGCCAGAGCCTGGGGGCGGTTTGGTGTGTGTGTCGGGGGATGCTTGCATATCTGCTGGGGCCAGGCCCAGCGGGATCGGTGACGGACAGACAGCTCAGCCCTTGCCGGTGGGCACCCACTTGGGGGGCCGCAGCGCTGGGCCGGAGACCCGCGGGGTGCACGGCCGCGGCTTTGCCATCCTCCGGCCTCGGGGCGGGCAGCCGCCGGGGAGGAGAGTCCTGAGTGGGGCCGGCCGAGGGTGCTgggcgccgggcgggcggctgGGGGTGCTCAGCGGCAGGGGCTGCAGCGCTCCGGGGGGGACCCTTCGGGCGGCTCTGCAAGGGcgcagaggggctggagcggCGCGCTCTCCTGCACCCCTGCGCCGGTGATCCTAGGGCCGGGGGacagccccgctgccctgccccacaccaccccaccgACTCCGGCTCCCCCCGTgcttccccagccccgccgggcccccccccggcccccagccccctgccccgcggggcaggcagggcgcagcctgcagcaggctgccgggggcgggcaggggacCCCCCGCAGCGGCACGGCCCTCACCTGGGGGTGCCACGGCCAGGCTCTCCTCGGCTGCGGTGAACTGCAGCTCAGCTCCGTCAGGTAGCAGGGAGCCGCGGGAGCGGGGGCACCGGTCTCCGGAGCGTGTCCTCCGCAGCACCgactggggagggagagggtcAGCACCGGCGGCAGTCAGGCTGGAGGGGTCGGGGCTTCTGGGGGGGGCTCCCCAGCCCTTACCTTCCTGGccagggggctgctgggggccgAGGCACTGCTGTAGAGGCTGAGGCTGGAGTTGGAGCGGCTGGGGGACAGCACTTTGGAGGAGGGGGCCGACTGGTTCCCCGCACACTTGGCCGCGGCAGCCCCGAAGGCGTCTGGGGACAGGTACTTCTCGTTGATCTTCAGGTTGGTCCTTCCCTTCACTGGGGACAACAGAGGAGGTGAGTGGAGCTGGCGCTGGGGCTCCTGCGGCCCCGGGCCAGGCAGTGCAAGACCTTGGGGAGCCTGGTGGGCTGCGTCCCACATGGGCACAACCGGCCCTCGTGGCCCCGCAGGCATCGCACCCGGGCACAGGGACGCCTACCCCACCAAAGCCGGGGCTCTCCTGGCCTCAGCCCACTGCAGATCCTCTTGGCCGCAGAGCCGCGGGTGCCCCGTGCCCAGCGCCCGGCGTGGGAGGTCCATACCCACCTCTGCAGGGGTCGTTCTTCACCAGGAACTCGTCCAGCGCGATCCAGCCCCCGCCGACCCGCACCATCAGGGTGCTGCGCAGGATCCGCACCATCCGCAGCTGCTGGGACTCCCCGAACTGCGGGGGAGAGGGATGTCAGGGCAAGACGGGGACCCGGGGGGGTTCgggagggctgggagccagggagGGGGTGCCAGAGCAGGTACCAGCACCCAGATCTGCCCATCACCAGGCCATCaggtcccctgcagcccctccatcCCCGCCAGCACTGCCCTCCCTGCCGTGCCACGGCATGCAGCGTCTGGGGCCAGCAATCCCgcgggacatggggatgtgccctctccctgccactGCAAAgggcctggggcagggagcCACAGCGCACGGGGAGCTGCGGGACCTCTGCATGGTGCAGGCTGTGCACAGCTGTCGGAGCAAGCCCGGGAccctgggctggggaaggggggctgCTGGccgcagcagcagggcaggaggtggcGGCAGCGGTGCGGGTCGACACTTACCCGGTACCTGTTGGCGCTGATCTGCTCCACCTGGAAGCGCTTAGCACAGTTGCACTGGGCCACTTGCCTGTTCACCTGGGGATGGCACACTCGGCTCAGACCCGCAGTGgggccccccaccctgcccggCCCCAGCCGCCACAGCCCCCCTGCCGTACCTCATCCTGGATCTGGTCGGCGTCGGCGGTCCGGCGCAGCGGGTCCCggttggggtgcagggtgctgaCGAACTCGTAGTAGTCGATGAAGCCGTCGCCATTCATGTCAAAGATGCTCGCCACAGCGTTCATCTCCAAGACGTTGGTGGGGAActctggggagggaaagggaccCTCAGCCCGCCGTGCCCTGTGCGCCCCTGCTCCGAGGCCAGCCGGTGCCGGCACCAAACCCTGGCCCCCTTCCGAGGGGGATCCCAGCTGGCAGAccctgtccctccccatctcccctaGCACTGCCCCACCTCTCCCCGAAGCACCCTTCCCCCCGCTCTCGGGGGAGGGGAAGCCCCGTGGGGTGCACCCGCCCCAGGAGCCAGCCCCAgcatcccaccccagcccagccccgggggcaCCCACTGGAGGAGAGGACGCTCTCGATGAACTCCCGCTGGCTGATGCGCCCGTCCTGGTCCCTGTCGATGCCTCGGAAAACATCCAGGACACGGGACTTCATTTGGCTGATCCACTGCATGTAACGCTTTCTCCAGACCCCGAAGTCAAAGTGAGCAAACTCCTCCAGCTCAGAGAGGCACAGACGGGAATTAACACGCCGGCAGGAaagcccccccggcccccccaccGCATCAGCCTGGGTGACGGGGCTTTGCCCCGCGTTCGGGCTCAGCCCGGCTGCCGTGCAGCCAGCCCGCTCCCAGTCCTGACCCTGCTGAGGCTGGCAAAGGGGTCTctgcccaggacccccagctCTGGGTCGCAAGGGGAGCCACACCAGCTCGTGGCTGTTGGGGTGCACCCACCCCTGCCCGCAGGGATGCGCGGGGACTCCCGGATGCAGGGACGGGGTCTGGGAAGGCTCCCGGGCACTGCCTGCCCCGTGCCACGGACCCCTGGGGACCGTCCCCATCCACCTCCGACCCAGGGCCAGGGGCTCCCACTGACAGAAGGCGAGGCGAGCTGCCCGCGCCCCTCGGGGCCACGGCACCACCGGGGCTGCCCCTACCTCTCGCAGGCGCTGCATGGCCGTCTCCAGCCGGTACTGCCGGTCCAGGGCCagaagccagagctgctgccagcgGTGCAGGAGCTGGGCCATGAGGGGCGTCTGGGGCTCCAGCCCCCCGAGCGGCACCACCGGTGCGCCCTGTGCCTTCCCCGTGCTGCGGCGCCCTGCAGCCCGCGGAGACAGGCAGTGAGGGCACAGTCGGGGGTCCCGCGGCACGGCGCAGTGCGGCGCAAGGGGCAATGGGGGCCCTTACGTGTGGCCAGCCGGCGGGCAGCCGGCGGGCCCAGCTCCACGGCCAGCTTCCGTTTGCAGCTCTTGGTGACCTTCTCCACGTCGGGCTGCTTGCGGTTCAGCTCCTCCATGAACACCTGCCGCAGAGTGCCGGCACTGAGTGCCCGCCAGCGGCACCAGCAGGGCCCCCAAGCATGGCCCGCCGCCCTGCCggcacagctggggcagggggctgaaGCTGGGAGCACGGCCACCCGCAGACCAGTcctgctgcccccctccccgggacccTCCTGCACCAGCAGCCCGTGCAGCAGACCCGGTGGGCTcgggctgcagctgctggtgtGCGTGAAAGATGCTGCTGCGTCGCTGCTGCGTGCTGGAGCTGTATCCACGGCCTCAGCCTGGAGCACCCGAAAGTCCTCGGTCAGGTCGAGCGCTCGCCTGGGaccgggcagggcgggggggacaGCACGGCCCCCTGTGGAGGGGGGAGTTGGGGTCAGGGTCCCTCACCGTGTGCTGGGCATtgagctcctccagctgctcggCCTCCTCTGGCAGCGGCTCCTGGTCCCGCAGGCTCAGTGCCTCCTCGGCGGCCGTGATCCAGTCGATGAGCTGGGCCATCTCCTCCCGCTCGGCCGCGAGGCTGGCTGTCTGTGCCTGCAGCCGCTCGCCCTGCTGCTGGGCCCAGCTCAGCACCTGCGGGCACGATGAGAGGAGCTGGGCCAcgagggctggcaggggggctcggggctggcTGCCCCGCTGCAGACCCCGGTGTCTGCGGCCCCGACCAGGCACCGCAGGGCCACTGGTTCAGGGGGGACGAGTCTCTGCACAGGGAGCCGCGGCCCATCCCTGCCATGGGGCAGGCGCACGGACCCCTGGCCAGCAGCCCTAATGACTATGGGGCAGGAAcatggggcagggaggtgggggcTCCACGGCCCACCCGTGACCACGGGGCAGGACCAAGTTCCCGCTGGGTGGCCAATGTGCCACCCAGCCTCTGGCCGCTCATGTGCCAAGGGGCCTTTGCAGCTCCTGGGTGCTGCACTTCGAGCACCGGTCCTCGGTCTGTCCCCGTGGGCAGCGGCTGAATGTGCCAGCAGCCCGGTGTGCACCACTGCGGACGTGCTGGCTGCCCTCGCAGTGGGGCCGTGCCGCATCCTTGCTATCTGGGGCGAGTGGCCGAGGAGGGCAGTCCTGAGGGCAGCAGGACCCCGCAGCAGATCCGGATCAGACACCGAAGACCTCTGCTCACTAAGGGCTTTGTGCAGGTGGGGGTGAAGGCTCGGCCGAACCCATCAGACCCCTTCAGGGAGAGCCGGGAGCGGGAGCGCTCTTGCCTGCAAACCCACAGTGCCAGGGAGCCTCCGAGCCTGGACCGCATGGCATCTCCCACCTCACGTGTGGAGTGAGTCACCACCATCCGGGTGGGACCCGAGTGACCCCCTGCATGGCCCCAggatggggggcaggggtgggagcgAGGGGATGGCCAGGACTGGCCGGGGCGGTGCGTCCCGGTGGCTCACGGAGGGCCAGGTCTGTGCAGGAGGAGCTGAGTCAGGGCTGTCCGGTCACTGGCAAGACCAAGACTGTCTGCGTCGGCCGGGGATGGAGCCgagcacccccagctccccgcgCTGCGGTCAGGAGCGCTGCGCCAAAGAGGCACTGGCAGTGGGAAAGACATGGGGCCGTGCTCGTCCCGGGCGCGGGTGCAGATCTGCTCCGTGCCcggggagggatggagaaggggcACCCAGCTCACCTCCTGGAAGCGGCTCTTGACGACCGTGACCCAGGATTTGATGGTGATGACCGAGTCCGGGTGGCAGGTGGAGAGGATCTCCTCCCCCAGTGAGGTGATACACTCTAGCTCCAGCTGCTGACACTGCAGGGACTTCATCAGCTCCTGGGGGAGCGCATGGACAGCGGTACTGCCGGGTCtcagccccctgcaccccgctgCGCAGCCCAGCGCCCCAGGGACCAGCCTCCAGCCGGCCGGGTGTGCAGGTGGGGGAATGACGCTGGGTGGAGCGAGCACGGCCGCTGAGCACGGCTGTCTTTGCATGGGGTGCTTGGGACCCCAAATCTCTCAGGAGCCACCCtggaggcaggggctggcgggggctggtggggctggcagggacaggCACCGACCTGCAGCTGGCTCTGGCACTCCTGCACGGCCAGCTCCTCCTCGGGGAAGACACCATACTTGAGGGTTTTCTCTGACTCAGAGAGGCGACCCAGGAAGGAGTGCACCAGGGTGTGAAACTCCTCTGCCTGCCACGGACAGCCGGGGACCTGCTCAGCACCCACCCCATGGCCGCAGCCTCCGGTCCcggccccctcagcccccctcccccggccaGACCCCGAGCCCTGCAGCTGCCGCTCCTGCCCGGGGCCACGCAAGCACTCGGCGCAGCTCCAGGCCccggcaggagctgctgccagcccagcccaaaccccacagcagggcagagaggatGCTCCTCACCCCAGCTTGAGACCTGGGACACAATTTCCCCTGAGCCCCAGCAGTAACTCCCCGTCGAGCAGAGCACCCTGCAACGCACACGGGCATCCCGGCCCCGGCACCCTGCACGCGGGTACACCTGCAATGGGCGtctgcagcacccagcctgGCACCCGGCCACGGCGCCTTGCGACACGGCCACACggagccccacagccccacacagcGCCCTGCAACGCACGGCCACCCACAGAGCCCAGGCACCCCAcgcagcaccctgcagcacagccacacGCAGCCCTGGGCTCCCCACACGCCCgtggctgcctgcagagccttccCGCAAAGACGCACCGCCCGCAGACCCCAGCTTCCCACCCGGGGAGGCCCTGGGCCGGCTGCtgcccccccgccagccccccccgGCTCGCACGGCTCTCACCTGCCGGAGCGCAGCCTCCAGCCGGGCCTGCTTGGAGACGGAGAGCTTGCAGACCAGGTCCCAGCGGGTGCTCAGCTCCTCCATCTGCTTCTGCAGCCACTGGGAGTCGACGCTGCTGCTGCCGCGGGTCAGGTCCCGCACCGAGCGCTTCAGCATCTTGATGCAGCTGGCTCGCTTGCCCAGCTCCTTCTGGAAGACCtggagagagggcaggagggggtggGAAACgccgggggggggtcccagcaccctgcctggcgcccgctgctgtgcagggcCCCCGCGTGCCCCAGGCCCCCTTGCAGCAGTGGGGTACGCGGGGCACCCCAGCACTGCCCCAAGGACTGGGAGCGTAGGCTCCAGTACAGTGGGGGCTGCGCCGGCAGGCAAAGCCCCATCCTGCGCCTGGCTCCCGTCCTGCCCCGGGATGGAGGGTGGGCAGGGCCGGCGCAGAGcccggggctccccagggcccgACACAGGGCAGGGACCTCCCCGCGCGGCTGGGGACACCCACCTTGTGCTTGTCCATGAGGTCACTGACCAGGTCCCGGTCCCCTCCAACAGGCACATCCTCACTCAGTTGTGGCTCAGCCCGGTACAGCCAGTCCATGAGGGCCTGCAGCGCGTCCGTGAACTTGCCCGAGAAGAGCAGGTTCTCCTCCAGCTTGTGCTGCCTGCGAGGAAGGGCGCAGGCAATGCCCAGCAGCGCCCAGGTGCAGGGGCTCACTCCCACGGCGCAAGGAACGGCCGCCCCACGGGGAGCCCGGCAGCGCGGCTGTAAGTGCCTGAGCTTGGCTATGGCTGGGGACAGACCCCGGCTGCACCCCCAGGAGCCAGAGCCCCGTGGAGCTGGGACAGGGGGCCCCAAAGCAGGGAGCGGGATGCCCGGGGAGGAAGGGCAATGCCATGCCCCCCCACCTGGGACCCGCATGGCAAGCAGAGCACAggcatcccaccccaccccatccccatcccctcccgtCCCAGCCTCACCTCTCCACAGCCCGGCTGCACAGCACATCCCAGCGCTCCTTCAgctcccccagcagctcctccagcggCTGCAGGTCCTCGGGAAGCCGGGCTCTCTCCCGCAGCGCCCGCCCGCTCCGCAGCGTGGCCTCATACACCGGCCGCTTCAAGCGCAGCACCTTCTGGAAAGCCTGCGGGCAGAGGGGATGAGCCCGCCCGGACCCCCAGGACGTGGGTGCCGGCCCCAGGGCAGGCGGGCTGGGGGGAGACCCCCGCCTCCCCGAGTGCCGCGGGGCAGCTTAGGGGGCCGGTGCCCCTTGGCTGGGGGCTCCTCCCGCCCCAGGTCTCTGCAGAGGCAGCCCTGGAAAGGCGTCCGACTGCCACGGCACCGAGTGCGTCGGGGCGCTGCCATCCcgctgggagctggggagccccctcccctggcaccccccagccccccagctctgctccccactgcCCGTGGCTGGGCAGCCGCCCCTGCTGGGACCCCGCTCTCcacagggctggggagcggggcaggccCCCCACCTTGTGCTCAGCCAGCTGGCACTTGATCTCCTCCTGGCTCGTGGCAGTGTCCTGCGGCACCTCCAAGCTCTGCTCCACCTCATCCATCCAGTCCAGGAGCAGCCGCCGGGACTCGCTGAActggaagggaggggaggggggcacgTGGGGGAGGCCTCGCCTGCACAGCAGGGGCCGGCACGACCTGGACGATGAGCCACAGCAGCCACGCGACAGGGCTGCACGGCCCGTGCGCCTCCGTGGCGCAAACCACGGGCCAGCGCGGCACGGTCCCCGTGCCGGAGCCGCGCGGCCTGTGCACCGGCACAGCTCCTGGCAAGACCCGCGTCCCCTGGCCCCGCGCCGAGTACCTGCTTGGTGCGCTTGCGGGCCTCCTCCAGCGCCGCCCCTCGCTCCGACGTCCGCTGCAGCACCTTGCCCAGCCGCTCCCTGGCTGTCAGCACCAGGTTCTGGATGACGGCACCATCCTGCTTCCTGCTGAAGTCCTTCAAGCGAGATGCAACAGCCTCCAGGCCGCTGAGCTTTTCCCCGTGGGCGTTCGCCTCCTTCACCAGGGCCTGTGGGAGAGCGGAGGCAGCTGGGGGCGCGCGGATGGCCccggggcaggagcggggccTCCGAGCGCAGCCCACACCGGGACGGGGCGCAGAGCCGACTCGGTCCACCGCTGCAGGGAGAGACATCCCGCTGGCAGCCCAGGGGAGACTTcccctgccagtgctgctgccgctgccgccgccgcgtGGGACCGCTCCAGGCAGACCCCAGCCCCGCGGAACCAGCCCCGGCTCCGGGGCGTGCTGCCGGCTGGCGCGGGGGCACACCCGGGCAGCGGGCGGGAGGGCGCCGCGCCGGCTCAGCCCGCGCTTGCCTTGTGCTCCTGGATCTGCGCGGTGACGGTGTCCAGGACGAAGCTGGGCGGTGCGGGGGAGCCGAGGAGCTCCTCCGCGTGAGCCACCCAGcgcagcagctcctgcaccGTGCCGTGAAACTCGGTGGTGACCGTCAGCCCCTCGGCCAGGCGCTCCTGCGGGCAGGGGGGAGGCGCTGATGGGGACGggcacccgcagcccccggagctggggcagggttGGCACCCCCGGTGGGCAGCACGCCCCTGCCCTGCACACCTTCCTCTCCTGGGCCTCGGCATGGACGCTCTCCCACTTCTGCTCCAGGATGCGGAGGCTGTGCTCGGTGCTGCAGGGCCGGCCAGCGCGGCAGGAGGCCAGCAGCCGCTGCAGCCGCTCCCGCACGCCGCTGTACGCCTCCTGCTTGGACTCCATCTCCTTGCATAGCTCCTGCCGAGAGGCCACAGGGAGCCCTGGGGTCACTGCCccacagggggatggggacagggacaggaacagggatggggagggctCCCGCTCTGTCCCCATGGATctggagggggcggggggggaggggtgcgggggggctctgcctgctcagggaggggagaaggcagagaaggGTCCCGGCACCTCGGTGCAGAGAGGGGCAGATTTGGGACACACACGCAACCCGCAAGGGACACTCGGGGACGGCCCTGCAGCGGGGGGGCCGGCACAGCCCCGGTGCTCACCAGGTGCGCGGTGAGGTTCTCTTTGGTGGTGTCCGGGTGGCCCCACGCTGGCCTGGAGaagaagagctgcagctccacctgctccagccacTGCAGCAGCTCCGTGATCTCCAGCGTGACGTCCTGCACCTGGGGGCAGCACGGGGGCTCAGCGCTGCCCCTGCCAGCGGCAGCcgcggccggcagccccggcacgCGGGCGCACAGTGCCCCGTACCTGGCTGAGGTTgttctccagctccagctggcgGCTCTCGGTCTCGCTCTGCACCAGGTCCCAGCGCTGGttgagctgctgcaggctgcgCTGGAGCCCCTCCACGCTCTCCcccaggctggagagcagcaagccctgcccagcctcaTTGACGGACTGCACCGTGCGGGCATGGGACATGACGTCGTTCCTCAGCACCTGGGGACGGGGCGCCGCGGTCACAGCCGGCACCCCAGCGGGGGCACCCCACGTCCCCGGCCGGCTACGCCGTGTGAAGACCCTCGCCCCAGGCGCCCGGGCCACCTCTGCTGCCCACATCAACGCTGCCACAGCAGTGCTTGGCAGCCCCGCAGGGCCGGGGTCCGGGGAGTGCCACGCGGGGGGAGGACGGCACCCGGGGATGCCCCAGGGCCGGCACCCTGGCTCTCGTCCTCAGTGTGGCATGGGGCGGGTGCGAGGCACCAAATCTGCTGCTCCGTGGCAGGGAGGCTGCCGGCACAGGGCACAAAGGAGGCTGGGGCCGCCCCCTGTGCGCAGCGCCCCGGCCCCAGGGCCGGCCAGCACCTCACAGCACCTCGCCTGCATCAGACACAGCGTGAGCGTGCCCAGGCAAAGGGAAGCGGCTCTGGGCCGGCCACGGCCCCAGCCGCCTCCCGGCAGGTGTGGAGACAGCTCATTCCTTCCATGCTGTCACCGCGGGAGGGGACGCGTTCTCACGCCACCCACCCCAAGCCGCAGTCTGCCCGACCCAGCCGCCGTGGCCCCAGGGCTCGATGGCAGCACCGGGAGGAGGGGGCCGAACCTCCCGGCAGGGGCCAGGCAGCAGCCGGCGGCCAGGATGCGGCGCCGCAGCAGGAGGACCACGACCGGGACCTCCCGTGCAACGGGACACAGCAGGACTGTGCCACGTCCCCCGCCGGGGGACGTTCCCGTGAGAACGCCCGGCTGTCAGAGCGGGCAGCCAACGCTCAAGACAGCAGTCAGGCAGCCCGGGCACGGCGCACAGGCAGCCCCGTCCCGCTGCCGCCCTCACCTTGTGCTTGGCCAGCTCGATCTCGCAGCTCTGCAGGTCGAGGCGCAGCAGCACTGGGCCCTGCAGCTGCTCGGTGGTGCGGGACAGCcactgcagcagctcctccagctggtGCTGGAACTGTCCCaggcccagcagagctgcctccagCTGGTGCTGCCCCGGCAAGGGCGGAATTGGGCACCCGTTTGGCAGGAGCAATGGCAGCCCTGACCATGCACCCAGCGCCCACACGTCCCCGCGCACCCACGGTGCCCCAGGCACCGCAGGGCACCGTGCATCCGGTGCCTCCGTGGCCCCGCATCCACCCAGCGCCACGCGCCCAGCACCCACATGGCACCCCGAGCACCCACCCTGCCGTGGCTCTGGCCTCGTGCCGGTGGCAGATCCGGTCGACAGCCCCggtgccaccaccacctcccagaGCCCCTGAGCCCCCGTGCCCAGACAGCAGCgcccacccagccctgccccatgcCCGGGACTGCCCCCGCACCGGCCGGGCCCCCTCCCTACCTGGCGGCTGACGATCTCCTCCTCCAGGCGGTCCCAGCGCTGGCGGAAGTcgctgagcagggctggggggtccccctgccctgcGCCCCCCAGGCCGGCCTGGTGCCGCAGGCTTTCCACGTCCACCTTGCACTGGTAGAGCTCCCTCTTGAACTCCTGTGGGGCAGCGGTGAGTGGGcaacccccagccccacacgtGGCGGTGGGGGTCTGCCGTGCCACCAggcgcggcgcggcacggcacggcacggcacggcacggcacggcagaGCTGGGTCTGGCACACACTGCATAGTTTGGCACAGCACAGCGCGGCATGGCATGGCGTGGCATGGCAGAGCTGGGTCTGGCACGCACCGTGTGGTTTGGcgtggcacagcacagcacggCACAGCTTGGCACAGGCACCGGGGCCCAGAGCTCCTCCTCGTGGAGAGCAGGGAGCCCTGCCCGCTCGGGGCACCTTGGGGGAGCAGGATTTGGCCACCCCAGGCAGGACTCGGCCGCTCAGCGCCCACCAAGAGCGGGTGCCGCGGGGGAACCAGCACCGTCCAACGTACCACGCTTTCGTCCCGCTGCTGCCCCGAGCACCCCGCCTgcccctccccgctgcccccctgCCGGACCCCAGGGCGCAGGGCTCCATCCTGCAGCACGGCCCACCTTCAGCTccgccagctgctgctgcaccatGTCCAGGTCCCCACCAACGAGGAACTCCTCCGCGATGCGCAGCTCGGCCGCGTCCAGCCACTCGAACAGCCgctggggacagagaggggctgtggggtcagggagggcgggggggcccAGGCCCCCCTCGCTGTCCCCATCCGTGTCCCTGCACGCCAGACACGTCAGCCCCGCCAGGCCGCCAGCACAGCTGCGTCCCTGGGGGCGCGGGCATGCTCACCCCTGCTCTCTGTAGCCCCGTGgccaggagcggggctgggaccTGCCGTGGTCCCCAGGGAGGGCCGGAGCACAGGGCAGGAGggtgctccagccccatccCTACCGAGGGGAACCTCGACGCGGGCACGTCACGCTGGGGCAGGACAGGGGCAcggccggccccgctgccccctgccccgctgccctaCAGTCCTACAGCCTCGCCAGCCCCATTTCCCCCCACAAGGCAGCATCACGGCCCTGTAGCCCAGCTAGCCCCACAGCCCTATAGTCCTGCacccctgcacagccctgctgcccggCCGGCCCCActgccagccccgctgccaggTCCTGCCTTTAGCCGTGCCCAGGGACCACCACGGTGGCCCCACGGCCCCTCGCACTCCTGAGCAGGGACGGGAGGGTGACGCAGACGGGGGGCAGGCCCCTGTGTGGGGTGTCTGCCTGAGCGGGCCGCCAGCACCCCACCTGCATGGTCTCCTGGTAGCTGACGGAGGCCTGGAGCTGCTCCTCGAGGCGGGCGTACCGCTCCGTCCACACCTTGTTCAGGCTGTGCCAGGAGGAGTAGAGCTGCGGCAGGGCGCGAGGGTCAGTGGCACCACGTGGGGGGCCGGGCACGGGGGTCGGCGGCACCgcgcggggggccgggcgcgggggtCGGCAGCACCGGTTGGGGCACAAGGGTCAGCGGCACCGTGCGGGGGGCCAGGGCGCGGGGGTCAGCGGCACCGTGGGGGGGGTGAGGGCACGGGAGTCAGCAGCACCgtgcggggaggggggtgcgAGGGTCAGCAGCGCCGCATGGGGTCGGTGGGCACCAGCACCAGGTGCATGAGCCAACCAGCTCTGCCGCGGGGGGCAAGGGACGGCGGGCACCGGTGCGGGGTGTGAGGCTTGGCGGACATGCGGCCCCTGGCACAGGGACACCAGCCCGGGATCGCCGCCCTCCATCCAGCCCGGCCCCAGGACCTCCAGGGGACGCCGGGTCTAGGGAGCATGCCtgcccccccccgtccccccgggCCCAGCCGCAGCTCCGCTCTGGGGACGTCCCATCCCCGCGAGCAGCATCCCCACGCCCCCAGGACCCGGTCCCTTGCCGGACCCCGTCCCTTGCCGGACCCCCACCCCCTGGCACTCACATCATCCAGGCTCTTGGTGACGTCGGGCTTGTCAGGGTCCCCGCAGGAGGACATCAGCTCCACGCCCAGGCTGCCCAGCGTGTCCAGCTCGCCCTGCAGGGAGTCAATCTCCTCCCGCAGCGCCTGCGGGCCGGGAAGGGGCTCGGCGCTGCCCgtgccgcggggccgcccctgccgcggggctgcccaccgggccccctccccaccccgtaCCTGCATGGTGCGGAGCCGCGCGCGGATGGCCTCGGGCTCGCCGCcggcctcctccagccccagcaccagctgctggGTGTCGCTCAGCGTCAGGGCCAGCTCGGAGAGACCGTGCCAG
Above is a genomic segment from Ciconia boyciana chromosome 2, ASM3463844v1, whole genome shotgun sequence containing:
- the LOC140647288 gene encoding microtubule-actin cross-linking factor 1, isoforms 6/7-like isoform X2; this encodes MGNSVSRPSCLGEKSRRSEELLREPQLRDLGLDVGQPPGRNIAEAWPGLPEKPQPVENGWSPVPGGVRSRPGSPVLKRSQSEVAVQNGSMACVPLKGQGQAGGAAWTPPRASAPRSTWSWKPVTTREVTEVTEVTETIVTEIVEVTEYPAGEKGGEPLVTRTVTVLTEHVGELAAGGCSGQTDAAEVSPRAVPVLEEAAGTERAQDTLESLLAWVADMEELVSNQKPPSAEVKVAKAQLEEQKLLKRLLEERRPRVELVLQDRPAPLAHGSGTAAPEGSGSLSGLGEKWGKLMQEAEARYGRLEQILPAAQGFQEAVDSFQEWLGATERQLAQLWHANGCVSRVQDAHRQTQALCEEIRGRLGELDGTLESGQRVLEMVTGEEAQLAQEKMESLRMRYLIVGQSSADTVHRLGQTLEASSRLGTAQEDLALWLGRMEKELASWDSQHGGQEPPVSTGDKEKFEQILDSELARLAELGERLEEIGWVQLDAQALRSQLSDQKLLSAEILHHRGLVERLLGISDPLLRSCPEPLRRHLQPSVQALRERTEQLFLRSGACAVQLEHAQSLLAQFREAHEELLPWLEETRVVGVQLSPNAISYEAFKEQQALLQCLREAIAEHRPLMGKLQRVSAQLVELSPEQGAPFQQRWREAEEQYRRIRERVRQAAALLEDALPRYSQLTERMDLLLECLERLQSRLQSQPSVRGDAAYLREQIRENSLALGELEKLGVALETVQAQGSELLASMQAANSNAAARGIQERTAQLLSQWSCLRGRCQEQERWLRELLALADRFWHGLSELALTLSDTQQLVLGLEEAGGEPEAIRARLRTMQALREEIDSLQGELDTLGSLGVELMSSCGDPDKPDVTKSLDDLYSSWHSLNKVWTERYARLEEQLQASVSYQETMQRLFEWLDAAELRIAEEFLVGGDLDMVQQQLAELKEFKRELYQCKVDVESLRHQAGLGGAGQGDPPALLSDFRQRWDRLEEEIVSRQVLRNDVMSHARTVQSVNEAGQGLLLSSLGESVEGLQRSLQQLNQRWDLVQSETESRQLELENNLSQVQDVTLEITELLQWLEQVELQLFFSRPAWGHPDTTKENLTAHLELCKEMESKQEAYSGVRERLQRLLASCRAGRPCSTEHSLRILEQKWESVHAEAQERKERLAEGLTVTTEFHGTVQELLRWVAHAEELLGSPAPPSFVLDTVTAQIQEHKALVKEANAHGEKLSGLEAVASRLKDFSRKQDGAVIQNLVLTARERLGKVLQRTSERGAALEEARKRTKQFSESRRLLLDWMDEVEQSLEVPQDTATSQEEIKCQLAEHKAFQKVLRLKRPVYEATLRSGRALRERARLPEDLQPLEELLGELKERWDVLCSRAVERQHKLEENLLFSGKFTDALQALMDWLYRAEPQLSEDVPVGGDRDLVSDLMDKHKVFQKELGKRASCIKMLKRSVRDLTRGSSSVDSQWLQKQMEELSTRWDLVCKLSVSKQARLEAALRQAEEFHTLVHSFLGRLSESEKTLKYGVFPEEELAVQECQSQLQELMKSLQCQQLELECITSLGEEILSTCHPDSVITIKSWVTVVKSRFQEVLSWAQQQGERLQAQTASLAAEREEMAQLIDWITAAEEALSLRDQEPLPEEAEQLEELNAQHTVFMEELNRKQPDVEKVTKSCKRKLAVELGPPAARRLATRRRSTGKAQGAPVVPLGGLEPQTPLMAQLLHRWQQLWLLALDRQYRLETAMQRLRELEEFAHFDFGVWRKRYMQWISQMKSRVLDVFRGIDRDQDGRISQREFIESVLSSKFPTNVLEMNAVASIFDMNGDGFIDYYEFVSTLHPNRDPLRRTADADQIQDEVNRQVAQCNCAKRFQVEQISANRYRFGESQQLRMVRILRSTLMVRVGGGWIALDEFLVKNDPCRVKGRTNLKINEKYLSPDAFGAAAAKCAGNQSAPSSKVLSPSRSNSSLSLYSSASAPSSPLARKSVLRRTRSGDRCPRSRGSLLPDGAELQFTAAEESLAVAPPEPPEGSPPERCSPCR